The sequence CGCGCGGGCGACAACGGGATCTCGCTCGGCGGCAGCAACAACGTCGTCGAGCGGGTCGTGACGCGGAACAACCGCGACACGGGCCTGCAGATCTCGCGCATGGCCTCCGACACCCCGAAGGCCGACTGGCCCTCGAACAACCTGGTCGTGAGCAGCGAGTCGCACGACAACGTGGACTCGGACGGCGAGGACGCGGACGGCTTCGCGGCGAAGCTCACCGTCGGCACGGGCAACGTGTTCCGGGACACCGTCTCGCACCACAACATCGACGACGGCTGGGACCTCTACACCAAGACCGACACCGGGGCGATCGGCCCGGTGACGATCGAGCACTCGCTGGCGTTCCAGAACGGCACGCTCAGCGGCGGCGGCCAGGCCGGCGCGGGCGACCGCAACGGGTTCAAGCTCGGCGGCGAGGACATCAAGGTCGACCACGTGGTCAGGAACAGCTACGCGGTCGACAACGGCAAGCACGGGTTCACGTTCAACAGCAACCCTGGCTCGATGACGATCTCGAACAACGTGAGCGTCGGGAACGAGGAGCGGAACTTCAACTTCGACGGCGGGACGTCCGTCTTCAGCGGCAACGTCTCCTGCTCGAGCGGGTCGAACGACCGGATCGTCGGGACCGACCGGGGCAACAACGCGTTCTGGTCCGGCTCGAACAGCTCGGCCTGCTCGGCGTACTCCGGGGCGCTGGCGTGGTCGTTCAACGCCGACGGCACGCTGCGGATCACGTTCGGCGGCAGCAGCCCCGAGCCGACCCCGACCGGCACGCCGACGGCCACGACCTCGCCCACGCCGACGACGCCGAGCGCGACCCCGGCCACCCCGACCCCGACGGGCGGCGGCTGCTCGGCCCGGGTCACCGAGATCAACTCCTGGGGCGGCGGCTACCAGGCCACGGTGACGGTCACCGCCGGCGCCGGGACGATCTCCCGGTGGACCACGTCGCTGGGGCTCGCGAGCACCGGCGGGGTGCAGGGGTGGTCCGGCACGTTCTCGCAGTCCGGGAGCACGCTGACCGTGGCGAACGCCGCGTGGAACGGTGCGCTCGGCGCGGGTGCGAGCACCTCCTACGGCTGGACCGGGTCGGGCTCCGCCCCGACGACCGCCACGCCGGTGAGCTGCACGGCCGGCTGAGCACCGCGCGCGGGGCCCGGGGGTGGCGCCCATCCCCGGGCCCCGTGCGTGCGCCCGGGTGCGCCGGCCGTGGGCAGGGGTGCCCCGGAGCGCCCCGGGCCGTCACACTGGGTCCGTGACTGCTGACGCCACGGATGTCCTGCCCGCCTCGCTCGCCGGCTGGGCGCACACCTACTCCGGCAAGGTCCGGGACCTGTACGTGCCCGACGAGTCCGACGAGGGCCGCGCGGTCCGCGCCGAGCACGGCGACGTCGTGCTCGTCGTCGCGAGCGACCGAGTCTCGGCGTACGACCACGTGCTCTCGCCCGGGATCCCCGACAAGGGCGTGGTCCTGACGCAGCTCAGCCTGTGGTGGTTCGAGCAGCTCGCGGACCTGGTGCCGAGCCACGTGGTCTCCACCGCGGTGCCCGCGGCCGTCGCCGGCCGGGCGATGATCTGCCGGCGGCTCGAGATGTTCCCCGTCGAGTGCGTGGTGCGCGGGTACCTGACGGGCTCCGGGCTCGCGGAGTACCGCGGGTCGGGCGAGGTCACGGGGATCGCGCTGCCCGCCGGGCTCGTCGACGGCTCGCGGCTCCCGGAGCCGATCTTCACGCCCGCGACCAAGGCCGAACTCGGCGACCACGACGAGAACGTGCCGTTCTCGGTGGTCGAGGCGACCGTCGGCGACGAGACCGCGGCGACGCTGCGGGACCTCACGCTCGCGGTCTACGCCCGTGCCGAGGCGATCGCGCGCGAGCGCGGCGTCATCCTCGCGGACACCAAGCTCGAGTTCGGCACCGACCCGGTCACGGGCGCCGTCACGCTGGGCGACGAGGTGCTGACGCCCGACTCGTCGCGGTTCTGGCCCGCCGCGGCGTGGCAGCCGGGCCACCCCCAGCCCAGCTTCGACAAGCAGTTCGTGCGCGACTGGCTGACCTCTGCGGCGTCGGGCTGGGAGCGGGCGTCCGACGCACCGCCGCCCAAGCTGCCGCAGGACGTCGTCCGGCGCACGCGCGAGCGGTACCTCGAGGCGTACGAGCGGCTCACGGGGGTCCCGCCGCTCGTCGTCTGACCTGCGGTTCGACGACGTGCCGGTCCCCGGACGTCACGCCTGCTCCGTCACGGCCTCGGTGTCGAGGACGGTCGTGGGGCCGCGACCGGGGCGACGGACGCGACGGCCCAGGCCGGCAGGTCGATGTCGATCTCGAGGACGCCCGACGGGGCGACCGGCACGGTCCACCGGCGCAAGCCGTCCGCGACGGCCTTCAGCTCGGCGGTCTGGGCGCGGGTGAGGTTGACCGGCTCTCCCATCCGGTGCCATGCCTCCGCAGCGTTGCCGTGCTCCCAGTCGAGCAGCTCGACGCCGAAGACCGTCCCCGGTTCGAGGCCGGTGACGGTGTGGCGCACCCGCCGCGCCGTCCCGATCTCCCGGTACGCGCGCGCCGCGGCGTACGAGTCGTGCTGCTCGACACCGCGGGTGCCCATCTCGGCGGGGTAGTTGAGGAACACCGCCGATACGCGGCCGTCCTCGGAGGAACGCGTGATGACGCCCTGCTCGTCCTGGTGCACGACGCGGTTGCCCAACCGGCTCAGCATCGCGACGGCGTGGAACGTGGGCTTGTGGATGCCCTGCTCGTTGACGAACCCGAAGCCGCCGTGGAACGGGCCGAGACCCGCGCCGCCCTCCTCGAAGAGGTCGGTGAACGTCCAGTAGGAGATCGAGTCGGCCAGCGCAGCGCCCTTGAGGAAGGCGCGCGTGATGTAGGTGGCCGCGAACAGCGTGTCGTGCGTGCGGTCGCGGCTCGACGGCGAGCTCGACCACTCCGTGATGTGCAGCTCGGCGTCGGGGTACGGGCTCGCCGCGATGAGCTCCTGCAGGAGGCGCAGGTCCTGCTCGGTGGCGTCCACGTGGCGGTGGATCGCCGTGAACCCGCCGCCGGTCCCGTCGGCCGCGTAGTCCGTCGGGTAGAGGTGGGTCGAGAGGAAGTCCACGGGGAGGTCCCGCTCGGCGCAGTAGTCGATGAGCTCGCGGACCCAGACCGGCTGCCAGTCGAGCGCGTCCGGGTCGGGCGCCTGGGCCGTGGCGAGCTCGGCCGTGCGGTCGTAGGTGTCGCCGCTGTACCGCGCGTCGGGGACGAACACCGAGGTCGCGGGGCCGCCCACCTTCAGCAGCGGGTCGATCGACGTGATCGCGCGCGCGGTCGCCTCGTACAGCTCGAAGTACTCGGTGCGGGTCCCGGTCCAGAAGTGCGGCACCAGGTTGGGCTCGTTCCAGACCTCGAACCGCCACTGCCGCACCTCGTCGCGGCCGTAGCGCTCGACCCAGTGCTCGACGGTCGCGGTCACGAGGCGGACCCACTCCGCCATGTCGGTGGGCGGGCTGCAGTGCGCCTTCCACCAGAACAGCGTCTCGGTCTGGGTGGCCAGCTCCCGGGGCATGAACCCCAGCTCGACGAACGGGCGTGCGCCCGCGTCGAGGATCGCGTCGAACACCATGTCGACGTAGCTGAAGGTGATCTGCGGCTGGGGCAGCACCTCCGGCGGGGCGAAGCCGCCGCCATAGGTGGCGCGGTACACGAACATGTCGTCGTGGAACAGCCCGTGGAAGCGCACGGAGCGGACCCCCAGCACGTCCACGGCCTCGCGGAAGTGGGCCTGCCAGTCCGCGCGCAGGGCCTCGTTGGCCCGGCCCGCACCCACGCACCGGTTCCACACGTGGTTCAGCGGCGCGTCCGACGGTGGCGCCCCGTCCACGCGGAGCTCGTCGAGCGCGTGCGCGTCGTGGGGCATGGAGGTCTCCTCTGGTCCACGGTGCCTCCTCCGGTCCCTCCCGGCCGGGCACCTCACGATGGTCGACGGGTCAGGTCCGGGGGGTCGACGGCTGCCGATCCGCTGTCGCAGGGGCGCCGAGCCGCTGGGCGAGACCGTCCAGGGTGTCCCACGCGGGCCCGAACCCCGTCGAGTCGAGGTGGCCGTGCGGCACGCCCGCCCGGGTGACCTCGACCACGTCGACGCCGGCGGCACGCAGCCGCTTGCTGAAGAGCTCGCCGCTCGCCCGGAACGCGTCGAGCTCGGCGTTCTCCACGTAGGTCGGCGGGAACCCCTCGAGACGGGCGGCGAGGCCGGGGAACGCCTCGTCGTCGGACCGTCCCGGCTCGCGGCCGAGCACCGTGCGGTTCGTGGCCTCGACCATCCACTGCGGGAACTGCAGCGCGCGCGGGGCAGCTGCGACCGCCTCCGCGAGCTCGGCCCCGAGCGGCGGCACCTCGGGGTGCAGCATCGGGTACACCAGCAAGGCCTGCCAGGGCGCCTCGCCGTCCTCGACGGCTCGCAGGGTCACCGCGGCCGCGAGGAAGGCGCCCGCGCTCGCGCCGCCGATCGCGACCCGAGCCGCGTCGACCCCGAAGCGTGCCGGCTCCTGGCGCACGGCGTCGAGCACGGCCATGCAGTCGTCCTGCGGGACGGGGAACCGGACCGGCTCGCCGCGCTCGTCGACGCGGTCGCCAACCGTGCCGCCGAGCTCGGGCATCACCGGGCACAGGCGGTAGTCGACCGAGACGACGACGGCGTTCGCGCGGCCGGCGATGCCACGGGCGACCTCGTGCGCCTCCGCCATGTCGAGGTCGCCCCACGCGAAGGCGCCGCCGTGCATCCAGACCAGGCACGGTCGGCCGGCGTCGGGCACCGCGCCGACCGGCGCGTAGACGCGCGTCGGTACCGGGCCGTGGCGACCGGGGACCACCTGGTCGACCACGGTCAGGTTCCAGTCCTCGGGCGGCCCGAACGGCGCCTTCCACCGCGCGGCGACCGCCTCGGGGATCTCCCCGGGCTCCGCGTAGTCCTCGACGAGGTGCCGGCGCGCCTCGAGCTCCGGCACCAGTCGCGCCGTCATGGCGCTGTGCCGTCGACGTCGTCGAGGACCGGGTCGGCGAGGGGGAGCGCCCGGCTGCCGTGGTCCGTCACCGGAGGCCGAGACGGACGGTGACGTACGCGTGGGCGGGGAGGTCGATCTCGAGCCCGCGTGGGTGGGGCCGCACGCCGTCGTGCGCGGTCGGGGCGACGGCGTCGAGCCGACCGGGAGTGTTGTGGGCGTCCAGGGCGGGCGCGGTCAGCACCCGCGCCTCGTGCCCGACGACGTCGCGGCCCCGCAGGTCGAGCACGACCGTGCGGTCGCTGTCCGCGTCGAGGTTCGACAACGAGACCAGGGCGGTGTCCCCCTTGACCGACGCGGACGCCGAGACCAGCGGCAGCTCCGTCCCGTCGACGGTCCGGGTCTCCACGCCGCGCAGGTGCACGGCGAGCGCGGCGGCGTCGTGGTGCCCGGTGTTCATCGCGAACACGTGGTAGGTCGGGGTGAGCACCAGCGCGCCGGTGTCGGGGTCGGTCAGGATCATCGCCTGCAGCACGTTGACCGTCTGCGCGATGTTCGCCATCACGACCCGCTCGGCGTGCCGGTGGAACGCATCGAGGTGCACGGACGCGACCAGCGCGTCGCGCAGCGTGTTCTGCTGGTACAGGAACCCCGGGTTCGTGCCCTTCTCGACGTTCCACCAGGTGCCCCACTCGTCGACGACCAGGCCGACCTTGCGATGGGGGTCGTACCGGTCCATCACCGTCGAGTGGCGGGTGAGCAGCTCCTCGATGCGGTGAGCCCTGGCCATCGTCGTGTACCACTCGTCCGTGCTGAAGCCGGTGGCGTCACCCTTGTCACCCCACGAGCCGGACATCGTGTAGTAGTGCAGCGACACGGCCTGGAACGGCCGAGCCGGCTCGGCCGGGTCGGCGGCCAGGTCGTCGAACGAACGCATCAAGGTCTCGGTCCAGTGCAGGTCCGACTCGTTCGCGCCCGCAGCGATCCGGTACAGGGCGTTGCCGCCGTGGTTGCGCGAGTAGGTGGCGTACTGCCGAGCCAACGACGCGAACTGCTCCGCGCGCAGGTTCCCCCCGCACCCCCACGCCTCGTTCCCCAACCCCCAGAACGGCACGCGCCACGGCTCGTCGCGCCCGTTCGCCCGCCGCAGCGCCGCCATCGGCGACTCGTCCGCCCGGGTCAGGTACTCGACCCAGTCCGACATCTCCGCCACGCTGCCGGACCCGATGTTGCCCGACACGTACGGGTCCGCGCCGAGCATCTCGCACAGGTCCATGAACTCGTGGGTCCCGAACGCGTTGTCCTCCACGACGTCGCCCCAGTGCGAGTTGACCATCCGAGGCCGCTGGTCGCGCGGGCCGATCCCGTCGCGCCAGTGGTAGTCGTCGGCGAAGCAACCGCCGGGCCAGCGCAGGTTCGGGACCTGCAGGGCCCGCAAGGCCGCCACGACGTCGGACCGGATGCCACGCACGTGGGGGAGCGGTGAGTCCTCTCCCACCCAGAAGCCGCCGTAGACGCACCGGCCCAGATGCTCCGCGAAGTGCCCGTACACGTGCCGGCTGATCGTCGCACCGGGCAGGTCGAGGTCGATGATCGCGGTCGTGGTGGTCGTCGTCCCGGGGCCGGCAGGGTGGCCCGCCGGGGGGACGAGAGGGGGCACAGGGGTGCTCACGGGATGGGTCTCCTTCGACCGGGTAACGACGTTCGTGACGGGGGCCGCTCGCTCGCGTGCGGCTAGCCCCCGCCGCGGGTGGATCCACGCACGACGAGGTGGACGGGCGCCACGACGTGCTCGCGGGACTGGTCCAGCCTGCCATCTGGCGGTGCAGCAGGCCGACCGCCGCCTCGGCCACGTCGTGGTGGGCGTCGACCGACGTGATGCCCGGGGATGAACCGTGACACGTCGAGGTCGTCGAACCCGGCGAGCTGGAAGGCGCGGCGCTGGTCGACGCGCACGCGTCCGCGTGGCGGGCCCGCGTCCGGGCCTCGCGGCGCGGTCGGTAGACTCCGGCCGAACCCCGTCACCCCGCGCAACCAGGAGCAGACCTGTGGGACGAGTCGTCGTCGATGTGATGCCGAAGCCGGAGATCCTCGACCCGCAGGGCAAGGCGGTGGCCTCCGCGCTGGCTCGCCTCGGCTTCGGGCAGTTCGGCTCGGTCCGGCAGGGCAAGCGGTTCGAGCTCGAGGTCGAGGGCGAGGTGACCGGCGAGGTGCTCGCCGCCGCCCGTGAGGCCGGCGAGCAGGTGCTGTCCAACCCGGTGATCGAGGACGTCGTCGCCGTGTACGCGGACGAGGTCCGCGCGGGTGGGACGCAGGCATGAGCCGGATCGGTGTCGTCACGTTCCCGGGCACGCTGGACGACCGGGACGCCGCGCGCGCGGTGCGCCTGGCGGGTGGCGAGCCGGTGTCGCTGTGGCACGCGGACGCCGACCTGCACGGCGTCGACGCCGTGGTGCTGCCCGGCGGCTTCTCCTACGGCGACTACCTGCGCGCAGGCGCGATCAGCCGGTTCGCGCCCGTCATGACCGAGATCGTCGACGCGGCGCACGGCGGCCTGCCGGTGCTCGGCATCTGCAACGGCTTCCAGGTCCTCACCGAGGCGCACCTGCTGCCGGGCTCGATGATCAAGAACGACCACCTGCACTTCGTCTGCCGGGAGCAGGTGCTCTCGGTGGAGAACGTCGACACCGCGTGGACCCGCGACTACGCGCAGGGCGAGCGCATCACGATCCCGCTGAAGAACCAGGACGGCCAGTACGTCGCCGACGAGCGGACGCTCGACGAGCTCGAGGGCGAGGGCCGGGTCGTGTTCCGCTACCTCGACGGCAACCCGAACGGGTCGCGCCGGGGCATCGCGGGCATCAGCAACGCGCGGGGCAACGTCGTGGGCCTCATGCCGCACCCCGAGCACGCGGTCGAGGCCGGTTTCGGTCCCGACGGTGCGCAGGGTCCCCGCAGCGGCACCGACGGCCTGCGGTTCTTCACGTCGGTGCTGACCGCGCTCGTCGGCTGACGGCCCGGGTGAGCCCGCGCAGCGAGACGCCCGCGGTCGTCCTCGTCGGCTGGGACGACGAGGACGCGACGCGCCTGCGCACCGCGCAGCAGGCCGAGCTGCGCGAGCGGTACGGCGACGACGACATCGGTCACGAGATGACCGGCGAGCAGATCGTCGCGATGCTCGTCGTGCGGGAGGACGACGAGCCCGTGGCGTGCGTCGCGCTGCGCGACGCGTCGGAGGACCTGGGCCCGGGCGTCGGCGAGATCAAGCGGCTCTACACGGTCCCCGCCGCGCGCGGTCGCGGGCACTCGCGTCGCGCGGTGGTCGAGCTCGAGCGGGTCGCGCGCGAGCGCGGCGTCCGCCGGCTCGTCCTCGAGACCGGCGTGCTGCAGCCCGAGGCGATCGGGCTCTACCTGGCGCTCGGCCACCGCCCGATCGACAACTACGCCGAGTACGTCGACGAGCCGTCGTCGCGCTGCTTCGCCAAGGACCTGTCCGACGAGGCGGCCGACCGGCCCGCGGCGCGGGGCGGCTCGTCGCGTCCCCCCCGCCGGCCGGTGACGGTCCAGGCCGTGCCGTGGGGCGACCCCGACGGGACCGCGCTGCGCCGGGCGATGTTCGCCTTCAACTCCGGGCACTACCCGGCGCTCTACGCGGACCTCGCGGGCGAGCCCGACGGCGGCTTCGCGTCGGACGACGAGCGGCAGGGCGTGGGCGTGCTCGCCACGTGGGTCGCGCGGATCGACGGCCGGGCCGTGGGGTGCGTGACGCTGCGGGCCGCGCGCGACGGGTACCCGGCGGGCTCGGTCGAGCTCAAGAAGCTCTTCGTCGACGACGCGGCGCGTGGCGCCGGGGCCGCGCGGGCCCTGCTGGCCGCCGCGGAGGACGACGCGCGCAGCCGCGGCCTCGCGAGCGTGGTGCTGTGCACGGGCACCCGGCAGCCCGAGGCGATCACGCTGTACCTCTCGGCCGGCTACCGCCCGGTCCGTCCGTTCACCGACCCCGCCGGCGACTTCTGGACGTTCTGGTTCGCCAAGCCCCTGGCCTGAGGCGCGGGCTCGCATCGCTCTCACCGCGCGTCCCGGACCGGCGACCGCGATACTCACGGCGTGAACACCTCCACGCAGAGCGCCCCGGCCGTCGACCCGACGGCCGGCGGCCCGCGGTCCGCGCTCGTCGTCAACACCAACCGGGTCGAGGACGCGGACGTGCTGCGGACACGGATCGAGGAGCGGGTCGCCGCCGCGGGCTGGCCCGCGCCCGCGTGGTTCGAGACCTCGGCCGAGGACCCCGGCAAGGGTCAGGCGGAGCAGGCGGTCGCCGACGGCGCGGAGGTCGTGATCGTGTGCGGCGGTGACGGGACGGTGCGCTCGGCGATCGAAGGGCTCGTCGGGACCGACGCGGCGCTCGCGATCCTGCCGGGCGGCACGGGCAACCTGCTCGCCGCGAACCTCGGCATCCCGACGGACCTGGACGACGCGCTCGAGGTGGTCCTCACGGGCAGCCGGCGCACGATCGACGTCGGCGAGATCGAGGGGCAGGCCTTCGCGATCATGGCCGGGATGGGCTTCGACGCCCAGGTCATGTCCGCGGCGCCGACCGCGCTCAAGGCGCGCGCGGGCTGGCTCGCCTACGTCGTCGGGGCGTTCAAGCACCTCGCCGAGCGGGAGATGCACGTCCAGATCCGGCTCGACGACGACGAGCCGATCACCCGGCACGCGCGCACCGTGCTCGTCGGGAACGTCGGCAGGCTGCAGGGCGGGCTCGTCCTGATGCCGGACGCCCAGGCGGCGAACGGCTCGCTCGACGTCGCGGTGGTCGCGCCGCGGAACATCGGGCACTGGCTGCAGCTGGTGGTGGGTGTCGCGCTGCGGCGCGAGCGGGTGCCGCGGCGCGAGCTGTTCCGCGCCGAGCGGGTGCGGGTGCGCAGCGACCGCCCGCAGCCGCGCCAGGTCGACGGCGACCTGATCGACGACGGCCGCACCCTCGACGTGCGCGTGCGCCCGGGCTGCCTCAACATCTGCGTGCCCGCCGAGGCGTGATCCGGGTCGGCACCTCCGGGTGGTCCTACGACCACTGGGAGCACGTGCTCTACCCGCCGGGCACGCCGCCGCGCGACCGGCTCGCACGGTACGTGGCCGAGTTCGACACGGTGGAGCTCAACGCAAGCTTCTACCGGTGGCCGCGGGACTCGTCCTTCGCGAGCTGGCGGCGACGCCTGCCCGAGGGCTTCGGCATGGCGGTCAAGGCGCCGCGGGGGCTCACGCACGCGAAGCGGCTGTACGCACCCGAGCCGTGGCTGCCGCGGCTGACCGGCGCCTGGCACGAGCTCGGGCCGCGCCGCGAGGCGCTGCTGGTGCAGCTGCGCCCCGACCAGGAGCGTGACGACGCCCGGCTCGACTGGTTCCTCGGCTCATTGCCGGTGTGGATGCGCGTCGCGGTCGAGCTGCGGCACCCGTCGTGGCAGCACGACGAGGTCTACGGGCTGCTCGAGCGGCACGGCGCGGCATACGTGGTGATGAGCGGCGCGCGCCTGCCGTGCGTCCTGCGGGCCACCGCGCCGTTCGTCTACGTCCGGTTGCACGGGCCCGACCACGACCACCTCTACGGCGGGTCCTACGCGGACGCCGACCTGGCGTGGTGGGCCGACCGCTGCCGCGAGTGGGACGCGCAGGGTCGCGACGTGCTCGTCTACCTCAACAACGACGGCGGCGGGAACGCGGTGCGCAACGCGCGCACGCTGCGGTGGCTGCTGGGGTGACGCGCCCGACCGGGCCGAGCGGATGCGGGGGCCCGACGGTCGACCTACCGTGGCCGTCCGAGGCGCCGACGCCGGCGCCGTGAGGACGTCCGCAGCCAAGGAGCTCCCCGATGTCGAACGCCGTGCACGACGAGCAGGTCGCCAAGGTCGCCGAGATCGTCAAGGACGCGAGGATCGCGATGCTCACGACCGTCGGTGCGCAGGGCGCGCTGGTGTCCCGGCCCATGGGCGTCCAGGACGTCGACTTCGACGGCGACCTCTGGTTCTTCGCCGACGCCGACTCGCACAAGGTCGCCGAGATCGAGCACGGGTCGCCCGCGAACGCGTCCTTCACGACGAGCTCGTCGTGGCTGTCCGTGTCCGGCCCGGCCGAGGTGGTGCGTGACGTCGCCAAGCAGCGCGAGCTGTGGGGCGCGACCGCCGAGGCCTGGTACCCCGACGGCCCCGAGACGCCCGGACTGGTGCTCGTGGTGGTGCACGGCGAGACCGCGGAGTACTGGGACTCGCCGGGCGGGCGCATCGCGACCGTGGTCAGCCTGGTCAAGGCGAAGGTCACGGGCGAGCGGTACGACGGCGGGGAGAACGAGACCGTCCGGCTCTGAGGGTCTGGCGCCGCGACGGTGGGTGGGTGATCTGCGCCACGGGGGGTGGCCAACGGCGCGGTGCGGCGGCTAGCCTCGCCGCATGTCCTCGTGCCGGGTGTGTTGTCGCTAGCCGACGACCCCGCGCGCCCGCGGCCCTGACGGCCCTCGCTGCGCACCCCGCACCACCCTGAGGACCCTCCCGTGGCTCAGCCCGCCTTCCCCGCTGTCCTGGCCCCCGCCTCCGTCGCGATCGCCGGACCTGCCGCCGGCCCGCACGACGTGGCGCTCGACGACACCGCGCTCGACAGCACGACGATCGCCGACGTCGTCGCCCGCGCGGACGTGCTCCGGCTGCGCTTCTCGCCGGCGCTTCCCACGCCTGCCGCGGTGCGCGCGCTCGTCGGGCTCCTCGACGACGAGATCGCGCGCGCCGGGCGCGGGCGCTCCGAGGTCCGCCTCGTGCTGGAGGTCGAGACCGTCGTCGCCCGCGACGAGGCGGACGCCGCGCGCCGTCGGTCCGACCTGGCCTACACCGCGGCGTTCAGCCACACCCCGCGCTCGACCGAGCAGACCTGGCTCGTCGCCCCCGTCGAGGCGCTCGCGGACGCGGCGCGCGCGCTGGCCCGCCGCACGGGCGTGGACAGGGTGGAGCTGGCCCTGACGCCCGCCTCCCGCTCCGCCGAGGTCGCCG is a genomic window of Cellulomonas fulva containing:
- a CDS encoding pyridoxamine 5'-phosphate oxidase family protein, coding for MSNAVHDEQVAKVAEIVKDARIAMLTTVGAQGALVSRPMGVQDVDFDGDLWFFADADSHKVAEIEHGSPANASFTTSSSWLSVSGPAEVVRDVAKQRELWGATAEAWYPDGPETPGLVLVVVHGETAEYWDSPGGRIATVVSLVKAKVTGERYDGGENETVRL
- a CDS encoding GNAT family N-acetyltransferase, giving the protein MSPRSETPAVVLVGWDDEDATRLRTAQQAELRERYGDDDIGHEMTGEQIVAMLVVREDDEPVACVALRDASEDLGPGVGEIKRLYTVPAARGRGHSRRAVVELERVARERGVRRLVLETGVLQPEAIGLYLALGHRPIDNYAEYVDEPSSRCFAKDLSDEAADRPAARGGSSRPPRRPVTVQAVPWGDPDGTALRRAMFAFNSGHYPALYADLAGEPDGGFASDDERQGVGVLATWVARIDGRAVGCVTLRAARDGYPAGSVELKKLFVDDAARGAGAARALLAAAEDDARSRGLASVVLCTGTRQPEAITLYLSAGYRPVRPFTDPAGDFWTFWFAKPLA
- a CDS encoding diacylglycerol/lipid kinase family protein produces the protein MNTSTQSAPAVDPTAGGPRSALVVNTNRVEDADVLRTRIEERVAAAGWPAPAWFETSAEDPGKGQAEQAVADGAEVVIVCGGDGTVRSAIEGLVGTDAALAILPGGTGNLLAANLGIPTDLDDALEVVLTGSRRTIDVGEIEGQAFAIMAGMGFDAQVMSAAPTALKARAGWLAYVVGAFKHLAEREMHVQIRLDDDEPITRHARTVLVGNVGRLQGGLVLMPDAQAANGSLDVAVVAPRNIGHWLQLVVGVALRRERVPRRELFRAERVRVRSDRPQPRQVDGDLIDDGRTLDVRVRPGCLNICVPAEA
- a CDS encoding phosphoribosylaminoimidazolesuccinocarboxamide synthase, with protein sequence MTADATDVLPASLAGWAHTYSGKVRDLYVPDESDEGRAVRAEHGDVVLVVASDRVSAYDHVLSPGIPDKGVVLTQLSLWWFEQLADLVPSHVVSTAVPAAVAGRAMICRRLEMFPVECVVRGYLTGSGLAEYRGSGEVTGIALPAGLVDGSRLPEPIFTPATKAELGDHDENVPFSVVEATVGDETAATLRDLTLAVYARAEAIARERGVILADTKLEFGTDPVTGAVTLGDEVLTPDSSRFWPAAAWQPGHPQPSFDKQFVRDWLTSAASGWERASDAPPPKLPQDVVRRTRERYLEAYERLTGVPPLVV
- the purQ gene encoding phosphoribosylformylglycinamidine synthase subunit PurQ, which codes for MSRIGVVTFPGTLDDRDAARAVRLAGGEPVSLWHADADLHGVDAVVLPGGFSYGDYLRAGAISRFAPVMTEIVDAAHGGLPVLGICNGFQVLTEAHLLPGSMIKNDHLHFVCREQVLSVENVDTAWTRDYAQGERITIPLKNQDGQYVADERTLDELEGEGRVVFRYLDGNPNGSRRGIAGISNARGNVVGLMPHPEHAVEAGFGPDGAQGPRSGTDGLRFFTSVLTALVG
- the purS gene encoding phosphoribosylformylglycinamidine synthase subunit PurS codes for the protein MGRVVVDVMPKPEILDPQGKAVASALARLGFGQFGSVRQGKRFELEVEGEVTGEVLAAAREAGEQVLSNPVIEDVVAVYADEVRAGGTQA
- a CDS encoding GH39 family glycosyl hydrolase, with protein sequence MPHDAHALDELRVDGAPPSDAPLNHVWNRCVGAGRANEALRADWQAHFREAVDVLGVRSVRFHGLFHDDMFVYRATYGGGFAPPEVLPQPQITFSYVDMVFDAILDAGARPFVELGFMPRELATQTETLFWWKAHCSPPTDMAEWVRLVTATVEHWVERYGRDEVRQWRFEVWNEPNLVPHFWTGTRTEYFELYEATARAITSIDPLLKVGGPATSVFVPDARYSGDTYDRTAELATAQAPDPDALDWQPVWVRELIDYCAERDLPVDFLSTHLYPTDYAADGTGGGFTAIHRHVDATEQDLRLLQELIAASPYPDAELHITEWSSSPSSRDRTHDTLFAATYITRAFLKGAALADSISYWTFTDLFEEGGAGLGPFHGGFGFVNEQGIHKPTFHAVAMLSRLGNRVVHQDEQGVITRSSEDGRVSAVFLNYPAEMGTRGVEQHDSYAAARAYREIGTARRVRHTVTGLEPGTVFGVELLDWEHGNAAEAWHRMGEPVNLTRAQTAELKAVADGLRRWTVPVAPSGVLEIDIDLPAWAVASVAPVAAPRPSSTPRP
- a CDS encoding alpha/beta hydrolase fold domain-containing protein is translated as MTARLVPELEARRHLVEDYAEPGEIPEAVAARWKAPFGPPEDWNLTVVDQVVPGRHGPVPTRVYAPVGAVPDAGRPCLVWMHGGAFAWGDLDMAEAHEVARGIAGRANAVVVSVDYRLCPVMPELGGTVGDRVDERGEPVRFPVPQDDCMAVLDAVRQEPARFGVDAARVAIGGASAGAFLAAAVTLRAVEDGEAPWQALLVYPMLHPEVPPLGAELAEAVAAAPRALQFPQWMVEATNRTVLGREPGRSDDEAFPGLAARLEGFPPTYVENAELDAFRASGELFSKRLRAAGVDVVEVTRAGVPHGHLDSTGFGPAWDTLDGLAQRLGAPATADRQPSTPRT
- a CDS encoding alpha-N-arabinofuranosidase: MPPLVPPAGHPAGPGTTTTTTAIIDLDLPGATISRHVYGHFAEHLGRCVYGGFWVGEDSPLPHVRGIRSDVVAALRALQVPNLRWPGGCFADDYHWRDGIGPRDQRPRMVNSHWGDVVEDNAFGTHEFMDLCEMLGADPYVSGNIGSGSVAEMSDWVEYLTRADESPMAALRRANGRDEPWRVPFWGLGNEAWGCGGNLRAEQFASLARQYATYSRNHGGNALYRIAAGANESDLHWTETLMRSFDDLAADPAEPARPFQAVSLHYYTMSGSWGDKGDATGFSTDEWYTTMARAHRIEELLTRHSTVMDRYDPHRKVGLVVDEWGTWWNVEKGTNPGFLYQQNTLRDALVASVHLDAFHRHAERVVMANIAQTVNVLQAMILTDPDTGALVLTPTYHVFAMNTGHHDAAALAVHLRGVETRTVDGTELPLVSASASVKGDTALVSLSNLDADSDRTVVLDLRGRDVVGHEARVLTAPALDAHNTPGRLDAVAPTAHDGVRPHPRGLEIDLPAHAYVTVRLGLR
- a CDS encoding DUF72 domain-containing protein; protein product: MIRVGTSGWSYDHWEHVLYPPGTPPRDRLARYVAEFDTVELNASFYRWPRDSSFASWRRRLPEGFGMAVKAPRGLTHAKRLYAPEPWLPRLTGAWHELGPRREALLVQLRPDQERDDARLDWFLGSLPVWMRVAVELRHPSWQHDEVYGLLERHGAAYVVMSGARLPCVLRATAPFVYVRLHGPDHDHLYGGSYADADLAWWADRCREWDAQGRDVLVYLNNDGGGNAVRNARTLRWLLG